AAGAAGTACCGCAAATGCTGGGTAAAGGACATACATACTTACTCGCTTTACCTGAACAATACCCTGAATTTGTAAGTGCTGAACAGATAGGCAATGTGATCATTTTAGTCAATGACAAGCTCATTGAATGGGGACAACTAGCATTAAAAGCATCCTTGGGTTCAATCTCTAATGTAGTTGCACTGCTGATCTATCTAATTTTAGTACCGTTAATGGTATTTTTCTTTTTGAAAGATAAGAGTGTGCTTTTTAATAGTTTACGTAAATTTTTACCAAAAGATCGCCGTATGGCAAAACAAGTTGGCAGTGAAATGAACCAACAGATCATGAATTACATTCGTGGTAAATTAATTGAAATTATTATTATCGGCACAGCATCAACTATTGCCTTCATCGCCTTAGGACTTAATTATCCGGTATTATTGGGGGTTTTAGTTGGGCTATCGGTTCTTGTACCTTATGTAGGCGCAACCATTGTAACTTTACCTGTTTTACTTGTTGCCTTGTTTCAATTTGGTACCACTGCAGAGTTTGGTTATGTAATGATAGCTTACGGTATTATTCAAGCGCTTGATGGTAACTTGCTTGTGCCTTTGCTATTTTCTGAAGCGGTTAATTTACATCCCGTCACTATTATTATTGCGGTGATATTATTTGGTGGGTTGTGGGGCTTTTGGGGCGTATTTTTTGCGATTCCGTTGGCAACGCTTGTTAAGGCTGTGCTTAATGCTTGGTCAACTACAACGCAAGCTGAGGGAATAACAGACATTTAAGTTGCTACTCATCTGCTATGCATAAATTAAAGTCTCATCAAAAAGGCTTTAATTTATGATGTAACTGCTAATATTTTAATCTTCTAGCCAGTTTCATTCATTTAAAATATTCTAGGCTACATAACTATTATCACATGCTACATATCAGCCTTAACAAAGCGTTATTGTTTTATGATGAGTCTAGACCCTTTTATACCCGTGAGATCAATAAAATAACTTAGGTTAATTAGCACTAAGTTATCGGATTAAATTTTATAGGAACGCTTTTTTTTATTCTATAATAGAATAACGAAGGTAGGATCCAATATCATTTTTTTTGGATAGTATGTCACTTATCAT
The Colwellia sp. Arc7-D genome window above contains:
- a CDS encoding AI-2E family transporter is translated as MVSLFSDWYKRNFSDPSAVTLMVILICTFLFVYFFSSLLMPVFVAVAIAFLLDLPVNKLSKIGLSRGLSVVIVVSAFVGLTLIGILGLMPVIWQQSSNLLQEVPQMLGKGHTYLLALPEQYPEFVSAEQIGNVIILVNDKLIEWGQLALKASLGSISNVVALLIYLILVPLMVFFFLKDKSVLFNSLRKFLPKDRRMAKQVGSEMNQQIMNYIRGKLIEIIIIGTASTIAFIALGLNYPVLLGVLVGLSVLVPYVGATIVTLPVLLVALFQFGTTAEFGYVMIAYGIIQALDGNLLVPLLFSEAVNLHPVTIIIAVILFGGLWGFWGVFFAIPLATLVKAVLNAWSTTTQAEGITDI